A DNA window from Cervus canadensis isolate Bull #8, Minnesota chromosome 30, ASM1932006v1, whole genome shotgun sequence contains the following coding sequences:
- the CARD19 gene encoding caspase recruitment domain-containing protein 19 isoform X2, whose amino-acid sequence MTEQTYCDRLVQDTPFLTGLGRLSEQQVDRIILQLNRYYPQILSNKDAEKFRNPKVSLRVRLCDLLGHLQRSGERDCQEFYRALYIHAQPLHSCLPSRHALRPVAFLTCLGLAAGLALLIYCCPPDPKVLPGARRVLGFSPVIIDRHVSRFLLAFLTDDLGGL is encoded by the exons aGCAAACCTACTGTGATCGCCTAGTGCAGGACACTCCTTTCCTCACTGGCCTCGGACGCCTGAGCGAGCAGCAGGTGGACAGGATTATCCTCCAGCTAAACCGCTACTATCCCCAGATCCTCAGCAACAAGGACGCAGAAAAG ttCCGGAACCCCAAGGTGTCTCTGCGAGTGCGTCTCTGCGACCTCTTGGGCCACCTGCAGCGGAGCGGTGAGCGGGATTGCCAGGAGTTCTACCGGGCCCTGTATATCCACGCCCAGCCACTGCACAGCTGTTTGCCTAGCCGGCACGCCCTGC GACCTGTGGCTTTCCTGACCTGCCTCGGCCTGGCCGCAGGCCTGGCGCTCCTCATCTACTGCTGCCCTCCAG ACCCCAAGGTGCTGCCAGGGGCCCGGCGTGTCTTGGGCTTCTCCCCTGTCATCATTGACAGGCACGTCAGCCGCTTCCTGCTGGCCTTTCTCACAGATGACCTGGGGGGCCTCTGA
- the CARD19 gene encoding caspase recruitment domain-containing protein 19 isoform X1 produces MTEQTYCDRLVQDTPFLTGLGRLSEQQVDRIILQLNRYYPQILSNKDAEKFRNPKVSLRVRLCDLLGHLQRSGERDCQEFYRALYIHAQPLHSCLPSRHALQNSDCTELDSGTASRELSDRGPVAFLTCLGLAAGLALLIYCCPPDPKVLPGARRVLGFSPVIIDRHVSRFLLAFLTDDLGGL; encoded by the exons aGCAAACCTACTGTGATCGCCTAGTGCAGGACACTCCTTTCCTCACTGGCCTCGGACGCCTGAGCGAGCAGCAGGTGGACAGGATTATCCTCCAGCTAAACCGCTACTATCCCCAGATCCTCAGCAACAAGGACGCAGAAAAG ttCCGGAACCCCAAGGTGTCTCTGCGAGTGCGTCTCTGCGACCTCTTGGGCCACCTGCAGCGGAGCGGTGAGCGGGATTGCCAGGAGTTCTACCGGGCCCTGTATATCCACGCCCAGCCACTGCACAGCTGTTTGCCTAGCCGGCACGCCCTGC AGAACTCAGATTGCACAGAGCTAGACTCGGGCACCGCAAGCCGTGAGCTCAGTGACAGGG GACCTGTGGCTTTCCTGACCTGCCTCGGCCTGGCCGCAGGCCTGGCGCTCCTCATCTACTGCTGCCCTCCAG ACCCCAAGGTGCTGCCAGGGGCCCGGCGTGTCTTGGGCTTCTCCCCTGTCATCATTGACAGGCACGTCAGCCGCTTCCTGCTGGCCTTTCTCACAGATGACCTGGGGGGCCTCTGA
- the NINJ1 gene encoding ninjurin-1 isoform X5, which produces MNHYANKKSAAESMLDIALLMANASQLKAVIEQGTGFAFFIPLVVLISISLVLQIGVGVLLIFLGMTSTTLPSMPSWTSSTTWPLVWSSSSSWSTSSSLPLVSRSPPWTWRPGSRGSGAPGSCLATAA; this is translated from the exons ATGAACCATTATGCCAACAAGAAGAGCGCAGCCGAGAGCATGCTGGACATCGCACTGCTGATGGCCAACGCCTCCCAGCTGAAGGCCGTCATTGAGCAGGGCACTGGCTTCGCCTTCTTCATCCCCCTGGTGGTCCTCATCTCCATCTCCCTCGTGCTGCAGATTGGCGTGGGCGTGCTGCTCATCTTCCTCG GTATGACCTCAACAACCCTGCCAAGCATGCCAAGCTGGACTTCCTCAACAACCTGGCCACTGGTCTGGTCTTCATCATCGTCGTGGTCAACATCTTCATCACTGCCTTTGGTGTCCAGAAGCCCACCATGGACATGGCGCCCCGGCAGTAGGGGCTCAG GTGCCCCTGGATCGTGCCTGGCCACAGCTGCCTAG